The genomic interval ACATGGGCATAGATCATTTCTGCCTATTTTATCATGAGCTTCATGAGGTGCTTGGTGGTGATGACCATGATCATGGTCGTGATCGTGTGAATGCGAGCTACATTGATGTTGATGGCCTGCATAAAACCATTGCCCATCTTGTTTAATAAATTTGCTATTTTCATGAATGCGTTGTTGTTCGCCGTCGTACATAAAGTAAGCTGCAAATTCAACATTGCCATGAATGTCATCAGACGCAATAGAGGTGGCATGAATAATTTCTAATCTTACCCATGAACTCACTTCTTCAGCGAAATTTTGTAAATCTTCACGGTCAGTATGCTGTTGCAATTCGGGTGTCATGCTCGAAAAAAGATAATCAACATTGGATTGCGTAAAAGCCGTGTAGCGTGAACGCATTAAGGCTTCTGGTGATGCAGATAATTTTTCACCGGTGATAAGAGGCTCGCAGCATTCAGCGTAGTTCTTTTGACTGCCGCAAGGACAAGTCGATAATAATATTGCTTCA from Gammaproteobacteria bacterium carries:
- a CDS encoding SEC-C domain-containing protein, whose translation is MSEAILLSTCPCGSQKNYAECCEPLITGEKLSASPEALMRSRYTAFTQSNVDYLFSSMTPELQQHTDREDLQNFAEEVSSWVRLEIIHATSIASDDIHGNVEFAAYFMYDGEQQRIHENSKFIKQDGQWFYAGHQHQCSSHSHDHDHDHGHHHQAPHEAHDKIGRNDLCPCGSGKKYKKCCIE